TCTAAATTGAAAGGATATAggttaaaaaattgaaatacgTATTGATTATGACAAAcattaatatgtaatttattgatgaaatttaattttgtgaaattataaacattaaattttgattttatctaaatatgtaatataatttttattttaattcaattgtacacacttaaaaaaaattaatatatcaatttatttttatattagataagtATAATTGTTTATGTATATGTATCTTGACTTGTATGTAGTGGTAGTTAAAGTTATTGTCAAACACCTGTTTAGCATGGATTCGAGCCGTGTTACTCCCATTCCAAACTTAAGATGTAATATATCAATAATGATGTGCACGCTGAAATCCATATGTAATTTTGAGATAACCAGAAttattttacatgttttaatggTTTTTCTTTAGAGTAATTAGAACCAACGTAAATCAACCTTATTTACAAAGCCAAAAGACTTTTTGTTCCATAGCTCACCAAATATAAACAATAAGAACCGTTAAGctaagaataaattctattaGTTTGTAACGACTTAGTGAATTAAATCAAGACATAAAGGAAGACATAAGAGAACCCCAACTTCATTCAATAAGAAAACCCACTTGAGATGACCTAGTGAGCCACGTCTGTTTTAGTTGGGGTGTCGGATAACATAACTTTGAACAAGAAGATCAATGTTGCACAACTATGTTACTTCTCTAGTATTCCACGTTGAACGCAAGGGCTTTCCTTTCTTCGACCCTTTCCtctgtttatatatatatactcacttCAGAAAGCATGTCAACTCAAAGCAAAAGCCTTTGAAAATATTATACTTCACACAGAAATATAATCGTTGGATTAAGAACTTCCTCCCTTTCTCTGCTTTTATTCTTTCCCAAGTTTCCTTCAGACGTTCTTTGTAAGATGAATCATTGTACTCTTCAGCAGAACGACGCGGTTTTGGCTTACGAAGAGATGAGAGGATTGATTGCAGTCACTGATCATCAAAAGGGTGGTGCAGTCGTTTGCCCCAAGCCTCGGCGAATAGGGGTCCCCGCCACTAACCTGAACAAGCCATGGAGATTGCATACGAATCACCAAGCCGACGTGAGCGATTCGATATCTGGTGTGGAACTTCTTGATATCATCCTTGTTAATAAGGATTTAGGAACAGAACAAGAACAAGCTATAGCCTCATCACCTCCATATTTTTGTGGGTCGCCTCCGAGTAGGTCTGCGAATCCACTAGTGCAAGATGTTCGATTTGGTGATGAAAGGCTTGGACATGCCCTTTGGACATTGCAAACTCCGTCTTTGTTGTCGTCATCATCGGCAGGTAAAGGAGAACGTGGTAAGATGAAATTCGGCCTTACATCGGCCACAGTTAGAGTTGAAGGATTTGATTGCCTCAACAGGGATGGCCAAAATTCCAGAATCCCTGCTATGGCTTAGAACATAAATTAAAAGGCAGGTGTACATATAGAAGGAAGTTAAGCTCCATTGGATATATCTTTGGGGGAAGATTGTGAGATAATTTCTGTTTAGTACTGTACATATGGTTTAAGTTACTCTCCAAATTTACTATGGTTTCATGATATTGTTCTTGATTatttagagagagagagagagagagagtttgATTTAGAAGAAAGGGAAGAAAGAGGAGAGGGAAATGGCGATTGAAGCGGAGGAGATGACGTTGGGGGTGCGTTTTGGAAGGAAGCACAATTATACAAGATTGTTTGATCCAACAATAATTTAGCATAAAATTCAACTCAGCCGATATCTTCCTAGGGCCCAATGAAGTCTAATGATTGTCGACATTCTACATTAATGGAAACAATCCCTTTTATATTAAGCGAAtagaacaaaaatat
This genomic stretch from Gossypium raimondii isolate GPD5lz chromosome 6, ASM2569854v1, whole genome shotgun sequence harbors:
- the LOC105773496 gene encoding uncharacterized protein LOC105773496, whose product is MNHCTLQQNDAVLAYEEMRGLIAVTDHQKGGAVVCPKPRRIGVPATNLNKPWRLHTNHQADVSDSISGVELLDIILVNKDLGTEQEQAIASSPPYFCGSPPSRSANPLVQDVRFGDERLGHALWTLQTPSLLSSSSAGKGERGKMKFGLTSATVRVEGFDCLNRDGQNSRIPAMA